In the genome of Terribacillus sp. FSL K6-0262, one region contains:
- a CDS encoding amidohydrolase family protein, translating to MDKFIRNGVVIDGTGEMIKDAVIAIKDDRIAALGSASDFIGIDAKEVIDAQGSYILPGLIDTHVHMMMEIKDMRETLVTPFSMRFYEALTYMKRTLEAGITTVRDAGYADLGVKQAIEKGLISGPRMQISVNPLTITGGHGDNWMVSDMDLTNKAYPGFPSGICDGPEQVRQKVREMLRTGADIIKVHATGGVMSPTDHPEFTQFSMEELRIIVEEAAYRKGRKVMAHAQGAEGVKQAVRAGIHSIEHGIFLDDEAIELMLEHGTYLVPTLLAPVSVVEASEANESMPAYAVDKAKEVMEIHQRSVAKAYEAGVKIAMGTDAGVMAHGTNLRELELMCDIGMSPMESILASTKVAAECLGWEERIGTIAEGKLADLIIVKDNPLENIASLANTDNIHTVIQGGELKKQLSVETRIPS from the coding sequence ATGGACAAGTTTATACGCAACGGTGTCGTCATCGATGGAACAGGAGAAATGATAAAGGATGCCGTCATTGCTATCAAAGATGATCGTATCGCCGCACTCGGGTCAGCTTCTGATTTTATCGGGATCGATGCCAAGGAAGTCATAGACGCCCAAGGCAGTTATATCTTGCCGGGTTTGATCGATACGCATGTGCATATGATGATGGAGATAAAGGATATGCGTGAAACGCTGGTCACCCCTTTTTCCATGAGGTTCTATGAAGCTTTGACGTATATGAAAAGAACACTTGAGGCCGGCATTACAACCGTAAGGGATGCCGGCTACGCAGACTTGGGGGTCAAACAGGCCATCGAAAAAGGTCTTATCAGCGGACCGCGTATGCAAATCAGCGTCAATCCGCTCACGATTACGGGAGGACATGGAGATAATTGGATGGTGTCCGATATGGATCTGACCAATAAAGCTTATCCTGGCTTTCCATCAGGTATTTGTGATGGACCGGAGCAGGTTCGGCAAAAGGTTCGGGAAATGCTGCGGACAGGTGCCGATATCATTAAAGTGCATGCGACAGGCGGTGTCATGAGTCCGACCGACCATCCGGAATTCACGCAATTCTCCATGGAGGAGCTGCGTATCATCGTAGAAGAAGCTGCCTACCGAAAAGGACGGAAAGTGATGGCACATGCACAGGGAGCTGAAGGAGTGAAACAAGCAGTACGGGCTGGTATCCACTCCATCGAGCATGGCATTTTCCTCGATGATGAAGCAATCGAGCTGATGCTCGAGCATGGGACATACCTCGTCCCGACATTGCTTGCTCCTGTCAGTGTCGTCGAAGCAAGTGAAGCAAATGAAAGCATGCCTGCTTATGCGGTCGATAAAGCAAAAGAAGTCATGGAAATCCATCAGCGGAGTGTGGCGAAAGCATATGAAGCAGGTGTCAAAATTGCAATGGGTACTGATGCAGGAGTGATGGCTCATGGTACGAATCTTCGTGAACTGGAGCTGATGTGCGATATCGGCATGAGTCCGATGGAGTCCATTTTGGCATCCACCAAGGTCGCTGCGGAATGCTTGGGCTGGGAAGAGAGGATCGGTACGATAGCCGAAGGGAAATTGGCAGACTTGATTATCGTGAAGGATAATCCGTTGGAAAACATTGCTTCGCTTGCGAATACGGATAATATTCATACAGTCATCCAAGGCGGGGAGTTGAAGAAGCAGCTTTCCGTCGAGACTCGAATTCCAAGCTGA
- a CDS encoding amidohydrolase: MLTKQTEIELSNEQMEEIVSWRRYLHQHPELSFQEHKTAAFLYETLSTFPNLEVTRPTETSVMAVLKGAQPGKTIGFRADIDALPIQEETALPFASENEGVMHACGHDGHTAILLGVAKALSAQQEKIHGEIRFFFQHAEELLPGGAREMVAAGVTEGLDYVFGLHLSSLTPLGQLTITPGAATSNSDMFHVTIKGKGGHSSQPENTIDPVVTSAQIITSLQTVVSRITSPKDELVVSVTTLQAGDAVNVIPEEVKIGASVRSFSQDVRKRAVEAIEQIIKGVSAANGCQYELNYTYGYDSVINDSKATAIAFDAIRRKLGDEAAVEGQAIMGGEDFSAFSNDVPGCFVFVGACSPDNQSPAPHHHPKFTIDEAALADGANMFLAIAEDLVLE; the protein is encoded by the coding sequence ATGCTAACGAAACAGACCGAAATTGAATTGTCCAATGAACAGATGGAAGAAATAGTCAGCTGGAGGAGGTATCTGCACCAGCATCCTGAATTGTCGTTCCAGGAGCATAAGACAGCTGCCTTCCTTTATGAAACATTAAGCACTTTCCCTAATTTGGAAGTGACAAGACCAACAGAAACAAGCGTGATGGCTGTCCTCAAGGGGGCGCAACCAGGAAAGACAATCGGATTCCGGGCTGATATCGATGCCTTGCCGATCCAGGAAGAAACCGCTCTTCCTTTTGCATCCGAAAATGAAGGTGTCATGCATGCTTGTGGGCATGACGGACATACAGCTATTTTGCTTGGTGTCGCCAAAGCATTAAGTGCACAGCAGGAGAAAATCCATGGCGAGATCCGCTTTTTCTTCCAGCACGCAGAAGAGCTGCTTCCGGGAGGAGCCAGGGAAATGGTTGCAGCTGGCGTGACGGAAGGATTGGATTATGTATTCGGTTTGCATCTTTCTTCTCTTACACCATTGGGCCAGCTGACGATTACACCGGGAGCGGCTACTTCCAATTCGGACATGTTCCATGTCACGATCAAAGGAAAAGGCGGTCACTCCTCGCAGCCGGAGAATACGATCGATCCGGTCGTTACGAGTGCGCAGATCATCACCAGCCTGCAGACAGTCGTTTCGCGTATCACCAGCCCGAAGGATGAATTGGTTGTATCTGTCACGACCTTACAAGCAGGAGATGCAGTCAATGTCATCCCTGAAGAAGTGAAGATCGGGGCATCTGTCCGTTCCTTCAGCCAGGATGTACGGAAACGGGCAGTCGAAGCGATCGAGCAGATCATCAAAGGCGTTTCCGCAGCGAATGGCTGCCAGTACGAATTGAACTACACGTATGGCTATGATTCTGTCATCAATGATTCGAAAGCAACTGCTATTGCATTTGACGCCATCCGGAGAAAATTGGGCGACGAGGCAGCAGTTGAAGGGCAAGCCATCATGGGAGGCGAGGATTTCTCTGCCTTTTCCAATGATGTTCCAGGCTGCTTTGTTTTCGTTGGCGCTTGTTCCCCCGATAACCAGTCACCGGCACCGCATCATCATCCGAAATTCACCATCGACGAAGCGGCCTTGGCCGATGGAGCCAATATGTTCCTCGCCATTGCGGAAGACTTGGTGCTGGAATAG
- a CDS encoding amidohydrolase, which translates to MSKKDLIVNESNKQHLIEWRRHLHANPELSFQEERTSQFVYDKLASFGNLELSRPTKTSVMAKLKGAKPGKVIGFRADMDALPIQEETDLPFASKVDGVMHACGHDAHTAILLTVAEILSAKQEELSGEIRFYFQHAEELFPGGAKEMVEAGVTDGVDMVFGLHVASQLPQGKVGVIYGPATSNSDQFQLTIKGKGGHSSQPDKTVDPVVISAQIITNLQTIVSRMTSPKEELVVSVTTLHAGEAVNVIPNEVRIGASVRSLTQDVRKNAMDALERMVKGITEANGAEYELDITYGYDSVINDEDATAIAERALKRKLGEDAVLHGSAIMGGEDFAAFANAVPGCFVFVGAKEKDNPSPAPHHHPQFRIEEDAMQDGVQYFLGIAEELVF; encoded by the coding sequence ATGAGCAAGAAGGACTTGATAGTCAATGAAAGCAACAAACAGCACTTAATAGAGTGGAGGAGACATTTGCATGCCAATCCGGAGCTTTCGTTCCAGGAGGAGCGTACATCTCAATTTGTCTACGATAAACTGGCGTCATTCGGCAATCTGGAACTGAGCAGACCGACGAAGACAAGTGTCATGGCGAAGCTGAAGGGGGCGAAACCTGGTAAAGTGATTGGTTTCCGTGCAGATATGGATGCACTGCCGATACAGGAGGAAACAGACTTGCCCTTCGCTTCAAAGGTTGATGGTGTGATGCACGCGTGCGGCCATGATGCCCATACCGCAATCCTGCTGACTGTAGCAGAAATCCTGAGTGCCAAGCAGGAAGAACTGAGCGGGGAAATACGCTTTTATTTCCAGCACGCAGAAGAATTGTTCCCAGGCGGTGCTAAGGAAATGGTGGAAGCTGGCGTCACTGATGGCGTGGATATGGTATTCGGACTGCATGTGGCATCCCAGCTCCCGCAAGGCAAGGTTGGTGTCATTTATGGACCGGCTACATCCAATTCCGATCAGTTTCAATTAACGATAAAGGGAAAAGGCGGGCACTCCTCACAGCCTGATAAGACAGTGGATCCAGTTGTCATCAGTGCTCAGATCATTACCAACTTGCAAACGATAGTTTCCCGGATGACCAGTCCGAAAGAAGAGCTGGTTGTTTCCGTTACGACACTGCATGCAGGTGAGGCGGTCAATGTCATACCGAATGAAGTGCGTATTGGAGCATCCGTGCGTTCGCTTACGCAAGATGTACGGAAAAATGCGATGGATGCATTGGAGCGCATGGTGAAAGGCATAACCGAAGCTAACGGGGCTGAATATGAACTGGATATTACATACGGTTATGATTCGGTCATCAACGACGAGGATGCTACTGCCATAGCAGAACGTGCCCTTAAGCGAAAACTTGGAGAGGACGCTGTGCTTCATGGCAGTGCAATCATGGGGGGAGAGGACTTTGCTGCCTTTGCCAATGCCGTCCCTGGCTGCTTTGTCTTTGTTGGTGCAAAGGAAAAAGATAATCCATCCCCGGCTCCCCATCATCATCCGCAATTCCGTATCGAGGAAGATGCGATGCAGGATGGTGTCCAATACTTTCTTGGTATCGCGGAGGAGCTTGTTTTTTAA
- a CDS encoding RluA family pseudouridine synthase, which yields MKNKRPRSRGFRPQKPKVYKVSEAEELLPFLLKVVGKSRNSVKSILARGQVSINGRVSTQFNDKLKPGQEVTIRTDMVTEAAPLQGITIMYEDDAIIVIEKASGLLSIASDNEKTNTAYRQLSDYVKAQHSDNKIFVVHRLDRDTSGVMVFARSEKIKQRMQESWKTTKERAYVALVEGDVSKSEGTITSWLKETSTHKMYSSKFENDGQKAVTHYQVLQGNKDFTLMEISLETGRKNQIRVHMQDIGHPIAGDKKYGAQDRTIKRLCLHARKLNFEHPVNGMPLRFVSDIPKLFTSKSR from the coding sequence ATGAAAAATAAACGTCCGCGCTCCAGAGGGTTCCGACCTCAGAAGCCGAAAGTATATAAAGTGTCAGAAGCAGAAGAATTATTGCCTTTCTTATTGAAGGTGGTCGGCAAGAGCCGTAACTCAGTCAAATCCATCTTGGCTCGCGGCCAGGTATCAATCAATGGACGAGTTTCCACGCAATTCAACGACAAGCTGAAGCCAGGCCAGGAAGTGACAATCAGGACAGATATGGTAACGGAAGCAGCTCCGCTTCAAGGCATCACGATCATGTATGAAGATGATGCGATCATCGTTATCGAGAAAGCATCAGGCCTGCTGTCAATCGCTTCCGATAATGAAAAAACGAATACAGCCTACCGCCAATTATCTGATTATGTAAAGGCACAGCATAGTGATAATAAGATTTTTGTCGTCCATCGGCTGGACCGCGATACATCCGGTGTGATGGTGTTCGCCCGATCGGAGAAAATCAAACAAAGAATGCAGGAATCGTGGAAAACGACGAAGGAACGAGCTTATGTTGCACTCGTGGAAGGAGATGTCTCCAAATCGGAAGGAACCATTACTTCCTGGCTGAAGGAAACGAGTACGCATAAGATGTATTCCAGCAAATTTGAAAACGACGGTCAGAAGGCAGTGACCCATTATCAGGTGCTTCAGGGGAACAAGGACTTTACATTGATGGAGATAAGCCTGGAAACAGGACGCAAAAACCAGATTCGTGTCCATATGCAGGATATCGGGCATCCGATAGCGGGAGACAAGAAGTATGGCGCGCAGGATCGTACGATAAAACGACTTTGCCTCCATGCACGCAAGCTGAATTTTGAACATCCAGTCAATGGTATGCCGCTTAGATTCGTATCGGATATTCCGAAGCTATTCACATCTAAATCAAGATAA